The Shewanella japonica genome has a window encoding:
- the rsmA gene encoding 16S rRNA (adenine(1518)-N(6)/adenine(1519)-N(6))-dimethyltransferase RsmA, giving the protein MSNKVHLGHTARKRFGQNFLTDESVISRIVGAISPDNDHVMVEIGPGLGALTEPVAEAVDNLTVVELDKDLVERLENHPVLKDKLTINQGDALNFDFSQLQQGDKKLKVFGNLPYNISTPLMFHLFEFAEIIETMHFMLQKEVVLRLSASPGTKAYGRLTVMAQYFCKVVPVLEVPPESFKPAPKVDSAVVRLLPFDEKPFPCKDVDVLRHVCTTAFNMRRKTLRNNLKQMVTDEEFTQLNIDSSLRPEQISVEQYVALANLVCDKS; this is encoded by the coding sequence ATGAGCAATAAAGTACATTTAGGCCACACGGCCAGAAAACGTTTCGGACAGAACTTCTTAACTGATGAAAGCGTCATCAGTAGAATTGTGGGCGCAATTTCTCCTGATAATGATCATGTCATGGTCGAAATTGGCCCTGGTCTAGGTGCATTAACTGAGCCTGTGGCTGAAGCCGTTGATAACTTAACCGTGGTTGAGTTAGATAAAGACCTCGTTGAGCGTTTAGAAAACCACCCTGTATTAAAAGATAAGTTAACCATCAATCAAGGTGATGCGCTTAATTTTGACTTTAGCCAACTGCAGCAAGGTGATAAAAAGCTCAAGGTGTTTGGTAACTTGCCATACAACATATCAACGCCACTGATGTTTCATCTTTTCGAATTCGCTGAAATTATCGAAACAATGCACTTTATGCTGCAAAAAGAAGTCGTACTTCGTTTATCAGCCAGTCCAGGCACCAAAGCCTATGGACGATTAACTGTTATGGCTCAGTACTTCTGTAAAGTCGTTCCAGTATTAGAAGTACCACCTGAAAGCTTTAAACCGGCTCCAAAAGTAGATTCTGCGGTAGTACGTTTATTGCCTTTTGATGAAAAACCATTCCCATGCAAAGATGTTGATGTATTAAGACATGTTTGTACCACAGCGTTTAACATGCGCCGTAAAACATTAAGAAACAACTTAAAGCAAATGGTCACTGACGAAGAGTTTACACAACTCAATATAGACTCGTCGTTACGACCAGAACAAATCAGCGTCGAGCAATACGTTGCGCTCGCTAATTTAGTTTGCGATAAAAGTTAG
- the pdxA gene encoding 4-hydroxythreonine-4-phosphate dehydrogenase PdxA, with amino-acid sequence MTQRIAITPGEPASIGPDLVIKLAQQAWPAELVVCADPDLLISRAKMLGLPLKLRPYQPTLEPKPQEAGTLTIAPFTLAAEVKCGQLDEANSAYVVDTLRYAGEKNMSNEFAAVVTGPVHKGIINQAGIPFSGHTEFFALQANCQDVVMMLAAPGLQVALMTTHIPLAYVAKAITRDRLHHIIQILHRELVQKFGIASPKIYVCGLNPHAGEDGHLGREEIDIMIPALDELREQNIDIVGPLPADTLFQPKYLQEADVVLAMYHDQGLPVLKSLGFGKSVNITLGLPYIRTSVDHGTALELAGTGEADCGSFTCALNKAIELASKVSK; translated from the coding sequence ATGACACAACGAATTGCGATAACACCGGGTGAACCGGCAAGTATCGGCCCCGATCTCGTTATAAAACTTGCTCAGCAGGCTTGGCCTGCTGAGTTAGTTGTTTGTGCAGATCCTGATTTATTAATCAGCCGAGCTAAGATGTTAGGCTTGCCGCTTAAACTTCGTCCTTATCAGCCAACGCTTGAGCCAAAACCTCAAGAAGCGGGCACATTAACCATTGCACCTTTCACACTGGCTGCTGAGGTTAAATGTGGTCAGTTGGACGAAGCAAATAGTGCTTATGTCGTTGACACCTTGCGTTACGCTGGTGAAAAAAACATGAGTAATGAATTTGCCGCTGTTGTAACAGGCCCTGTACATAAAGGCATTATTAACCAAGCGGGTATTCCGTTTAGTGGTCACACAGAGTTCTTTGCATTACAAGCAAATTGCCAAGATGTGGTCATGATGCTTGCAGCACCAGGCTTACAAGTGGCATTGATGACTACGCATATTCCTTTAGCTTATGTTGCTAAAGCGATTACGCGCGATCGTTTACATCATATTATTCAAATTTTGCACCGCGAATTAGTGCAGAAATTTGGTATTGCTTCACCTAAAATATATGTTTGTGGACTAAATCCACATGCAGGTGAAGATGGACACTTAGGTAGAGAAGAAATTGATATAATGATCCCGGCTTTAGATGAGCTGAGAGAGCAAAATATTGATATTGTAGGACCGTTACCAGCGGATACCTTATTCCAACCTAAATACTTACAAGAAGCAGATGTGGTTCTTGCTATGTATCACGACCAAGGACTTCCAGTACTTAAATCATTAGGTTTTGGAAAATCGGTTAACATTACCTTAGGTCTTCCGTATATCAGAACCTCTGTCGATCATGGCACTGCATTAGAACTTGCAGGTACAGGTGAAGCAGATTGCGGTAGTTTTACCTGCGCATTAAATAAAGCCATTGAATTGGCCTCAAAAGTAAGTAAATAA